In Oligoflexus sp., a single window of DNA contains:
- a CDS encoding type II 3-dehydroquinate dehydratase: MARTTKKRILVASGVNLDLLGKREPEIYGSTTLSTIEDELRKINPTLAKAFGLEAAELIFYQSNHEGQFLEKLSEGWDGAVINPGAWTHTSLALADRLAGLKLPFAEVHLSNIAKREAFRQHSYSAPHAVGVCFGFGSASYTAGLSGLYAWLAKQS, from the coding sequence ATGGCCAGAACGACTAAAAAACGCATACTCGTTGCGAGCGGTGTGAACCTGGATCTCCTGGGAAAGCGCGAGCCGGAAATTTACGGATCCACAACGCTGTCCACGATCGAAGATGAATTGCGCAAAATCAATCCGACGCTGGCCAAAGCCTTTGGTTTGGAAGCGGCCGAGCTGATCTTTTATCAGAGCAATCATGAAGGGCAGTTCCTCGAAAAATTATCCGAGGGATGGGATGGCGCTGTCATCAATCCCGGAGCCTGGACGCATACCTCGCTGGCCTTGGCCGATCGGCTGGCCGGTTTAAAACTTCCCTTTGCCGAAGTCCATCTGTCGAATATCGCCAAACGTGAGGCTTTTCGCCAACACTCGTACTCCGCCCCGCATGCTGTCGGTGTTTGCTTTGGCTTTGGTTCGGCGTCCTATACCGCAGGCCTCAGCGGACTCTATGCCTGGCTTGCCAAACAATCCTGA
- a CDS encoding ParA family protein has translation MKRAVFNQKGGVGKTSITCNLAAAFAKAGRKVLVVDLDSQANSSKYLLGSRMERVNTTVADFFNSTLSFRLFQESLMDTIYESEYPNLYVIPSSEALKELQPKLEGRYKIFKLGEAIDVAIEKMGFDDVFFDTPPSLNFYSMSSLLAADRVLIPFDCDAFSEDAIHQVMQAVQEVASDHRPELQVEGIIINHYQSQAKVPKAGIDRLEQHGFTILKPFLSSSVVMRESHSAGVPLPFFRPGHKLSLEFSGLAEALIGHDKHVRQVKAKGRSRSSQPEA, from the coding sequence ATGAAACGTGCCGTTTTTAATCAAAAGGGCGGAGTCGGCAAAACGTCCATTACCTGTAATCTGGCGGCTGCCTTTGCCAAAGCTGGACGCAAAGTCCTGGTGGTGGATCTGGATTCCCAGGCCAATTCCTCGAAATATCTGCTCGGCTCGCGCATGGAACGCGTGAACACCACCGTGGCTGATTTTTTTAATTCCACGCTCAGTTTCCGGCTGTTTCAGGAATCGCTCATGGATACGATCTATGAAAGCGAGTATCCGAATCTTTACGTGATCCCTTCCAGCGAAGCCCTGAAAGAGCTGCAGCCGAAGCTCGAAGGTCGCTACAAGATTTTCAAGCTGGGCGAGGCCATCGATGTGGCGATCGAAAAGATGGGCTTCGATGACGTTTTCTTCGATACGCCGCCGTCCCTCAATTTTTACAGCATGAGTTCGCTGCTCGCCGCCGATCGCGTCCTGATCCCCTTTGACTGCGATGCCTTCAGCGAGGACGCCATTCACCAGGTGATGCAGGCTGTGCAGGAAGTGGCGAGCGATCACAGGCCCGAACTGCAGGTGGAAGGCATCATCATCAATCACTATCAGTCGCAGGCCAAGGTTCCCAAGGCCGGCATCGACCGCCTGGAGCAGCATGGCTTCACGATCCTGAAGCCTTTTTTAAGTTCGTCCGTCGTGATGCGGGAAAGCCATAGCGCAGGTGTGCCCTTGCCTTTCTTCCGGCCAGGCCATAAATTGAGTCTGGAATTCTCAGGGCTCGCCGAGGCGCTGATCGGCCACGACAAACACGTGCGGCAGGTCAAGGCCAAGGGGCGCAGTCGCTCCTCGCAGCCGGAAGCATAA
- a CDS encoding polyphenol oxidase family protein: MKTLESWINRMSWAGPEHQLAPWVEDGIAHGFEGLGFDLPPSGYHLKQVHGPALVEIKKGANPETLAEADGLWTREPGLVIAVKTADCVPVLIQHPRLVMAIHAGWKGMAQDILGAACEVLDQQGIPIADCKVGIGPCISLDSFEVGPEVIDQFRRSAYGLDQETLAWSSSKGLGDRWHLDLGLMAALRLKRAGFEPEQLSVIRSCTRKNPMVWHSFRRDGQRAGRNWSWIRLA; encoded by the coding sequence ATGAAAACTCTCGAATCCTGGATCAATCGCATGAGCTGGGCCGGCCCCGAGCATCAGCTGGCCCCTTGGGTTGAAGATGGCATCGCCCATGGATTCGAAGGACTGGGTTTTGATCTGCCTCCATCCGGCTATCATCTGAAGCAGGTGCATGGGCCCGCCCTGGTGGAAATTAAAAAGGGCGCGAATCCAGAGACGCTGGCGGAAGCGGATGGACTTTGGACGCGGGAACCGGGCCTTGTCATCGCCGTGAAAACTGCGGACTGTGTCCCGGTGCTCATTCAGCATCCGCGACTTGTGATGGCGATTCATGCCGGCTGGAAGGGGATGGCTCAGGATATTCTGGGCGCGGCCTGCGAGGTTTTGGATCAACAGGGCATTCCCATCGCGGATTGCAAGGTCGGCATTGGACCCTGCATCAGCCTCGATAGTTTTGAGGTGGGGCCCGAGGTCATAGATCAGTTCCGCCGCAGCGCCTATGGCCTGGATCAGGAAACGCTGGCCTGGTCTTCGAGCAAGGGCCTGGGGGATCGCTGGCATCTTGATCTTGGACTCATGGCGGCTTTGCGCTTGAAAAGGGCTGGATTTGAGCCCGAGCAGCTGAGTGTGATTCGCAGCTGCACGCGGAAAAATCCTATGGTCTGGCATTCCTTCAGGCGTGACGGGCAAAGGGCGGGGCGCAACTGGAGCTGGATTCGCCTCGCGTGA